A single region of the Brachypodium distachyon strain Bd21 chromosome 3, Brachypodium_distachyon_v3.0, whole genome shotgun sequence genome encodes:
- the LOC100824607 gene encoding uncharacterized protein LOC100824607 isoform X2, with translation MMKFRKGGKVEVLQKAEVPFGSWRPAEIVSGNGHTYLVSYDQCLLDTSVVERVPRKAMRPSPPPPDGSICWVPGNILEVFDSYSWKVVEVVKLLGHKFYLVRLLGASMELRVHASSLRTRQLWQDGKWVPLPKDSGGSHRSRTKGGNNTSGDSNLLLKNKNAFEGNMSRGTKRKSSGSSAFPMQRSEVTKRFQISHRDGRCQRIVRGDSLHLMDKGLR, from the exons ATGATGAAATTCCGGAAAGGGGGCAAGGTGGAAGTATTGCAGAAGGCGGAGGTGCCGTTCGGTTCCTGGAGACCTGCCGAGATCGTTTCTGGCAACGGACACACCTATCTTGTAAGCTACGATCAATGCCTGTTAGACACTAGTGTGGTCGAAAGGGTGCCAAGAAAGGCAATGAGGCCCTCTCCCCCGCCCCCAGATGGTTCCATATGCTGGGTCCCAGGCAACATCCTTGAAGTCTTTGACAGCTACTCTTGGAAGGTCGTGGAAGTGGTGAAATTACTTGGTCATAAGTTCTATCTTGTCAGGCTTCTTGGGGCCTCCATGGAATTGAGAGTACATGCATCCAGTCTTAGGACAAGGCAGCTTTGGCAAGACGGCAAATGGGTTCCTCTTCCAAAG GATTCTGGTGGTTCACATAGGAGTCGAACTAAAGGTGGCAACAACACCTCAGGGGACAGTAATCTTCTACTAAAGAACAAGAATGCGTTTGAGGGCAACATGTCTCGAGGCACAAAGAGGAAATCATCTGGTTCATCAGCTTTCCCGATGCAGCGCAGTGAAGTCACTAAAAGATTCCAGATTTCTCATAGAGATGGAAGATGCCAACGTATTGTCCGTGGAGATTCTCTTCATTTGATGGATAAG GGCCTTCGGTAG
- the LOC100823069 gene encoding (6-4)DNA photolyase isoform X1, giving the protein MDAATAVTATAGAAAAMVWFRKGLRVHDNPALDAARRGAARVYPVFVLDPRYLRPDPAAHSPGSARAGVARVRFLLESLSDLDAGLRRLGSRLLLLRARDDVPDALCAALRDWNIGKLCFEADTEPYALARDKRVTDFAAALGIEVFTPVSHTLFDPAEIIEKNGGRPPLTYQSFLAIAGEPPKPVMAEYSELPLIGDTGEYELLPVPKLEELGYGDISQENISPFRGGETEALKRMRESLQDKEWVSMFEKPKGDPSAFLKPATTVLSPYLKFGCLSSRYFYHCIQEVYRSTKKHTKPPVSLTGQLLWRDFFYTVSFGTLSFDHMKGNKICKQIPWRQNEELFVAWRDGRTGYPWIDAIMIQLRKWGWMHHLARHSVACFLTRGDLFIHWEKGRDVFERLLIDSDWAINNGNWLWLSCSSFFYQYHRIYSPISFGKKYDPNGDYIRHFIPVLKDMPKEYIYEPWTAPLSVQEKARCIVGRDYPKPVVDHEAASKECRKRMGEAYASNRLGGNTVNGKTSESSRRKSSDGGQDASDLSKSKQPKRRS; this is encoded by the exons ATGGACGCCGCAACCGCCGTGACGGCGAccgccggggcggcggcggcgatggtgtGGTTCCGGAAGGGGCTCCGCGTGCACGACAACCCGGCCCTGGATGCGGCCCGGCGCGGCGCCGCGCGGGTGTACCCGGTGTTCGTCCTCGACCCGCGGTACCTCCGCCCGGACCCCGCCGCGCACTCCCCGGGCTCCGCGCGCGCCGGGGTCGCGCGCGtgcgcttcctcctcgagaGCCTCAGCGACCTCGacgccggcctccgccgcctcggctCCCGCCTGCTTCTCCTTCGCGCCCGCGACGACGTCCCCGACGCCCTCTGCGCCGCCCTCAGGGAC TGGAACATCGGCAAGCTGTGCTTCGAGGCCGACACCGAGCCGTACGCGCTGGCCCGCGACAAGAGAGTCACG GATTTCGCGGCTGCCTTGGGGATCGAGGTGTTCACGCCTGTCAGCCACACCCTTTTCGATCCTGCAGAAATCATAGAGAAG AATGGGGGACGGCCGCCATTGACATATCAATCGTTTCTGGCCATCGCCGGGGAGCCACCCAAGCCGGTAATGGCGGAGTACTCTGAGCTCCCACTGATTGGTGACACCGGGGAGTACGAGCTGTTGCCCGTGCCCAAATTGGAGGAGCTTGGGTATGGTGATATCAGCCAG GAGAACATTTCACCTTTCCGTGGCGGGGAGACAGAAGCTCTGAAGAGGATGAGAGAGTCACTACAGGATAAG GAGTGGGTTTCCATGTTTGAGAAACCTAAGGGCGACCCCTCTGCCTTCCTAAAACCCGCGACAACGGTCTTGTCGCCGTATCTGAAA TTTGGTTGCCTATCTTCGAGGTATTTTTACCACTGCATTCAAGAAGTTTACCGGAGTACCAAAAAGCACACAAAACCACCTGTTTCGTTGACTGGCCAG TTGCTATGGAGAGACTTCTTCTATACAGTGTCTTTTGGCACTCTTAGTTTCGATCATatgaaaggaaacaaaatatgcaaaCAG ATTCCATGGAGACAGAATGAGGAGTTGTTTGTTGCATGGAGAGATGGCCGAACAGGATATCCATGGATTGATGCTATCATGATTCAG CTGAGGAAGTGGGGTTGGATGCATCATCTTGCACGCCACTCTGTTGCTTGTTTCCTGACGCGGGGTGATCTG TTTATCCACTGGGAGAAAGGTCGTGACGTCTTCGAAAGGCTACTGATAGACTCTGACTGGGCTATCAACAACGGCAATTGGCTGTGGCTATCCTGTTCATCCTTCTTCTACCAG TATCACAGAATCTACTCCCCAATATCATTCGGAAAGAAGTATGATCCCAATGGAGACTATATCCGGCATTTCATCCCAGTGCTGAAAG ACATGCCAAAGGAGTACATCTACGAGCCTTGGACTGCACCCCTCAGCGTCCAGGAGAAAGCCAGGTGCATTGTTGGTAGAGACTACCCAAAACCAG TAGTTGATCATGAGGCTGCAAGCAAAGAATGTAGGAAGAGGATGGGTGAAGCGTACGCCTCGAATCGTCTTGGCGGTAACACCGTCAATGGAAAGACCTCAGAATCGTCGCGAAGAAAGTCTTCTGATGGCGGCCAAGATGCCTCCGATTTATCTAAGTCGAAGCAACCGAAAAGGAGGAGCTGA
- the LOC100824607 gene encoding uncharacterized protein LOC100824607 isoform X1, with the protein MMKFRKGGKVEVLQKAEVPFGSWRPAEIVSGNGHTYLVSYDQCLLDTSVVERVPRKAMRPSPPPPDGSICWVPGNILEVFDSYSWKVVEVVKLLGHKFYLVRLLGASMELRVHASSLRTRQLWQDGKWVPLPKDSGGSHRSRTKGGNNTSGDSNLLLKNKNAFEGNMSRGTKRKSSGSSAFPMQRSEVTKRFQISHRDGRCQRIVRGDSLHLMDKVDAVDSPCLMLGEKCMHDSLYNRANGFPKTNLAVVNTNVDYPYPALTTQDSDTDSAASSVGSCNPYGSPYRPAHPQEYDSGDICSKNGDDEASISGRESPLPIKGDPREETHLLELHAYRATMMALYVSGSISWEQEVLMTNLRLTLNISTDEHLSELRNLASSAVCSR; encoded by the exons ATGATGAAATTCCGGAAAGGGGGCAAGGTGGAAGTATTGCAGAAGGCGGAGGTGCCGTTCGGTTCCTGGAGACCTGCCGAGATCGTTTCTGGCAACGGACACACCTATCTTGTAAGCTACGATCAATGCCTGTTAGACACTAGTGTGGTCGAAAGGGTGCCAAGAAAGGCAATGAGGCCCTCTCCCCCGCCCCCAGATGGTTCCATATGCTGGGTCCCAGGCAACATCCTTGAAGTCTTTGACAGCTACTCTTGGAAGGTCGTGGAAGTGGTGAAATTACTTGGTCATAAGTTCTATCTTGTCAGGCTTCTTGGGGCCTCCATGGAATTGAGAGTACATGCATCCAGTCTTAGGACAAGGCAGCTTTGGCAAGACGGCAAATGGGTTCCTCTTCCAAAG GATTCTGGTGGTTCACATAGGAGTCGAACTAAAGGTGGCAACAACACCTCAGGGGACAGTAATCTTCTACTAAAGAACAAGAATGCGTTTGAGGGCAACATGTCTCGAGGCACAAAGAGGAAATCATCTGGTTCATCAGCTTTCCCGATGCAGCGCAGTGAAGTCACTAAAAGATTCCAGATTTCTCATAGAGATGGAAGATGCCAACGTATTGTCCGTGGAGATTCTCTTCATTTGATGGATAAGGTAGATGCTGTTGATTCCCCATGCTTAATGCTGGGtgaaaaatgcatgcatgattcctTATATAACAGAGCAAATGGCTTTCCTAAAACAAATTTGGCAGTGGTTAACACTAATGTTGACTATCCCTATCCTGCTCTAACAACACAAGATAGTGATACTGATAGTGCCGCATCCTCTGTTGGTAGTTGCAATCCCTACGGTAGCCCCTATAGGCCAGCACATCCTCAAGAGTATGACAGTGGAGATATTTGTAGTAAAAATGGTGATGATGAAGCTTCTATATCCGGAAGAGAATCACCTCTTCCTATTAAAGGTGATCCGAGGGAAGAAACCCATCTACTTGAGTTGCATGCTTATCGTGCAACAATGATGGCACTATATGTTTCTGGGTCAATTAGCTGGGAGCAAGAAGTTTTGATGACTAATCTGAGGCTTACACTGAACATCTCAACTGATGAACATTTATCCGAGTTAAGGAATTTGGCTTCCTCTGCAGTTTGTTCTAGATAG
- the LOC104583972 gene encoding uncharacterized protein LOC104583972, giving the protein MRKRCRRPSRGGHEEWRDWPNLPSELIDDITGRLLRHDVAEYIRLRAACKEWRKCTADPRDGSCGLDARFRPRHWTMLSNGIYGAGDDDGGRRRFFNLTTLACVRVDLPELSAHHIEASVEGLLLLRDAASASHGARLLNPLTRAIVDLPPITPDLGAAYAAWAGPFSSPRRAVYAGISDETSPPSVVLHMGSRTIDSVIAYAKPGDERWAPMDLERCGAVRASPRCSSVLTRRGRVFFETPAGNILAWAGASAGREPALEAVPQREALPRRSRLLELILRYNKHREKRGRPSLPPQPSLDRRHQRTN; this is encoded by the exons ATGAGGAAGCGATGCCGGCGGCCATCTCGTGGCGGCCACGAGGAATG GAGAGATTGGCCCAACCTGCCGTCAGAGCTCATCGACGACATCACCGGTCGGCTGCTCCGCCACGACGTGGCCGAGTACatccgcctccgcgccgcgtGCAAGGAGTGGCGGAAGTGCACCGCGGACCCGCGGGATGGCTCCTGCGGCCTGGACGCCCGCTTCCGGCCCCGCCATTGGACCATGCTGTCTAACGGCATctacggcgccggcgacgacgatggcggccgccgccgcttcttcAACCTGACCACCCTCGCCTGCGTCCGCGTGGACCTCCCGGAGCTCTCCGCCCACCACATCGAGGCCAGCGTCGAgggcctcctgctcctgcgcgacgcggcgagcgcgagccACGGCGCGCGCCTGCTCAACCCGCTCACCAGGGCCATCGTCGACCTGCCGCCCATCACGCCCGACCTCGGCGCCGCCTACGCCGCCTGGGCGGGGCCGTTCTCCTCCCCCAGGCGCGCCGTCTACGCCGGCATCTCCGACGAGACGTCCCCGCCGTCCGTCGTGCTCCACATGGGGTCCAGGACCATCGATTCCGTCATCGCCTACGCCAAGCCCGGCGACGAGCGGTGGGCGCCCATGGACCTGGAGCGCTGTGGAGCCGTCCGCGCGTCGCCCCGCTGCTCGTCGGTGCTGACGCGGCGGGGGCGCGTCTTCTTCGAGACGCCGGCGGGGAACATTCTGGCCTGGGCTGGTGCCTCAGCTGGCCGCGAACCGGCCCTTGAAGCAGTGCCACAACGTGAAGCCCTTCCTCGTCGATCCAGATTGTTGGAATTGATCTTGCGGTACAACAAACACAGAGAGAAACGAGGGAGACCAAGTCTTCCCCCACAGCCGTCCCTTGATCGGAGGCACCAACGAACCAACTAA
- the LOC100823069 gene encoding (6-4)DNA photolyase isoform X2: MDAATAVTATAGAAAAMVWFRKGLRVHDNPALDAARRGAARVYPVFVLDPRYLRPDPAAHSPGSARAGVARVRFLLESLSDLDAGLRRLGSRLLLLRARDDVPDALCAALRDWNIGKLCFEADTEPYALARDKRVTDFAAALGIEVFTPVSHTLFDPAEIIEKNGGRPPLTYQSFLAIAGEPPKPVMAEYSELPLIGDTGEYELLPVPKLEELGYGDISQENISPFRGGETEALKRMRESLQDKEWVSMFEKPKGDPSAFLKPATTVLSPYLKFGCLSSRYFYHCIQEVYRSTKKHTKPPVSLTGQLLWRDFFYTVSFGTLSFDHMKGNKICKQIPWRQNEELFVAWRDGRTGYPWIDAIMIQLRKWGWMHHLARHSVACFLTRGDLFIHWEKGRDVFERLLIDSDWAINNGNWLWLSCSSFFYQYHRIYSPISFGKKYDPNGDYIRHFIPVLKDMPKEYIYEPWTAPLSVQEKARCIVGRDYPKPVDHEAASKECRKRMGEAYASNRLGGNTVNGKTSESSRRKSSDGGQDASDLSKSKQPKRRS, translated from the exons ATGGACGCCGCAACCGCCGTGACGGCGAccgccggggcggcggcggcgatggtgtGGTTCCGGAAGGGGCTCCGCGTGCACGACAACCCGGCCCTGGATGCGGCCCGGCGCGGCGCCGCGCGGGTGTACCCGGTGTTCGTCCTCGACCCGCGGTACCTCCGCCCGGACCCCGCCGCGCACTCCCCGGGCTCCGCGCGCGCCGGGGTCGCGCGCGtgcgcttcctcctcgagaGCCTCAGCGACCTCGacgccggcctccgccgcctcggctCCCGCCTGCTTCTCCTTCGCGCCCGCGACGACGTCCCCGACGCCCTCTGCGCCGCCCTCAGGGAC TGGAACATCGGCAAGCTGTGCTTCGAGGCCGACACCGAGCCGTACGCGCTGGCCCGCGACAAGAGAGTCACG GATTTCGCGGCTGCCTTGGGGATCGAGGTGTTCACGCCTGTCAGCCACACCCTTTTCGATCCTGCAGAAATCATAGAGAAG AATGGGGGACGGCCGCCATTGACATATCAATCGTTTCTGGCCATCGCCGGGGAGCCACCCAAGCCGGTAATGGCGGAGTACTCTGAGCTCCCACTGATTGGTGACACCGGGGAGTACGAGCTGTTGCCCGTGCCCAAATTGGAGGAGCTTGGGTATGGTGATATCAGCCAG GAGAACATTTCACCTTTCCGTGGCGGGGAGACAGAAGCTCTGAAGAGGATGAGAGAGTCACTACAGGATAAG GAGTGGGTTTCCATGTTTGAGAAACCTAAGGGCGACCCCTCTGCCTTCCTAAAACCCGCGACAACGGTCTTGTCGCCGTATCTGAAA TTTGGTTGCCTATCTTCGAGGTATTTTTACCACTGCATTCAAGAAGTTTACCGGAGTACCAAAAAGCACACAAAACCACCTGTTTCGTTGACTGGCCAG TTGCTATGGAGAGACTTCTTCTATACAGTGTCTTTTGGCACTCTTAGTTTCGATCATatgaaaggaaacaaaatatgcaaaCAG ATTCCATGGAGACAGAATGAGGAGTTGTTTGTTGCATGGAGAGATGGCCGAACAGGATATCCATGGATTGATGCTATCATGATTCAG CTGAGGAAGTGGGGTTGGATGCATCATCTTGCACGCCACTCTGTTGCTTGTTTCCTGACGCGGGGTGATCTG TTTATCCACTGGGAGAAAGGTCGTGACGTCTTCGAAAGGCTACTGATAGACTCTGACTGGGCTATCAACAACGGCAATTGGCTGTGGCTATCCTGTTCATCCTTCTTCTACCAG TATCACAGAATCTACTCCCCAATATCATTCGGAAAGAAGTATGATCCCAATGGAGACTATATCCGGCATTTCATCCCAGTGCTGAAAG ACATGCCAAAGGAGTACATCTACGAGCCTTGGACTGCACCCCTCAGCGTCCAGGAGAAAGCCAGGTGCATTGTTGGTAGAGACTACCCAAAACCAG TTGATCATGAGGCTGCAAGCAAAGAATGTAGGAAGAGGATGGGTGAAGCGTACGCCTCGAATCGTCTTGGCGGTAACACCGTCAATGGAAAGACCTCAGAATCGTCGCGAAGAAAGTCTTCTGATGGCGGCCAAGATGCCTCCGATTTATCTAAGTCGAAGCAACCGAAAAGGAGGAGCTGA